One Phocaeicola dorei genomic region harbors:
- the cas1 gene encoding type II CRISPR-associated endonuclease Cas1, whose translation MIKKTLYFGNPAYLSLRNNQLVIKLPEVEKSDSLPDIFKEQSEITKPIEDIGVVVLDHKQITITFGVLESLLENNCAVITCDSKSMPVGLMLPLYGNTTQNERFRQQLDASLPLKKQLWQQTIKAKIDNQASVLRVCVGEEMKCMRIWANEVKSGDPENLEARAAAFFWKNLFADIIGFTRDREGISPNNLLNYGYAILRAIVARALVASGLLPTLGIHHHNRYNAYCLADDVMEPYRPYVDELVFSLVKLYGANLELTKEIKSRLLVIPTLDVRINGKRSPLMVAVAQTTASLYKCFCGEIRRISYPER comes from the coding sequence ATGATAAAGAAAACACTTTATTTTGGTAATCCGGCTTATTTGTCATTACGAAATAACCAATTAGTCATAAAACTTCCGGAAGTTGAGAAAAGTGATTCATTGCCGGATATCTTTAAAGAACAATCGGAAATAACGAAGCCGATTGAAGATATAGGTGTCGTAGTACTAGATCATAAGCAAATTACTATCACTTTCGGTGTATTAGAATCTCTATTAGAGAATAATTGTGCCGTTATCACTTGTGATAGTAAAAGTATGCCAGTGGGTTTAATGCTCCCTTTGTATGGAAATACAACTCAGAATGAGCGTTTCCGTCAACAGTTGGATGCATCATTGCCATTGAAAAAGCAACTTTGGCAGCAAACAATTAAGGCAAAAATAGATAACCAAGCATCTGTATTGAGAGTTTGTGTAGGTGAAGAAATGAAATGTATGCGAATTTGGGCGAATGAAGTGAAGAGTGGTGATCCAGAGAATTTGGAAGCACGTGCGGCTGCTTTTTTTTGGAAAAATTTATTTGCAGATATTATTGGCTTTACTCGTGACAGAGAAGGGATTTCTCCTAATAATTTATTGAATTATGGTTATGCTATACTTCGTGCTATCGTTGCTCGTGCTTTAGTGGCAAGTGGGTTGCTTCCTACTTTAGGGATCCATCATCATAATCGTTATAATGCATATTGTTTAGCTGACGATGTGATGGAGCCATATCGACCTTATGTTGATGAATTAGTATTTAGTTTAGTGAAATTGTATGGTGCAAATTTGGAATTAACAAAAGAAATAAAATCACGTTTGCTTGTTATTCCCACATTGGATGTACGTATTAATGGTAAACGTAGTCCGTTGATGGTGGCTGTCGCTCAGACTACAGCTTCTCTATATAAATGTTTTTGTGGAGAAATTCGTCGTATTAGTTATCCTGAACGATAA
- a CDS encoding epoxyqueuosine reductase QueH: MKKKFQLEVPGGADKVLLHTCCAPCSSAIIECLMQHGVTPVIYYCNPNIYPLEEYIIRKDECTRYAQSLGLEIIDADYDHDAWRCRMAGMEQEPERGGRCLRCFKMRLQETARYAHEHGFPVITTTLASSRWKSLEQIEEAGRYATAPYPDVTYWEQNWRKGGLSERRIAIIKEYNFYNQQYCGCEFSMRKEEKEE, from the coding sequence ATGAAAAAGAAATTCCAGCTTGAAGTTCCGGGAGGAGCCGACAAGGTGTTGCTTCATACTTGTTGTGCTCCTTGTTCATCAGCCATCATAGAGTGCTTGATGCAGCATGGTGTCACTCCGGTTATCTATTATTGTAATCCCAATATTTATCCGTTGGAGGAATACATTATCCGCAAGGACGAATGTACGCGGTACGCCCAATCCTTGGGATTGGAAATTATAGATGCCGATTATGATCATGATGCCTGGCGTTGTCGAATGGCAGGAATGGAGCAAGAGCCTGAAAGAGGAGGCCGTTGCTTGCGTTGTTTCAAGATGCGACTGCAGGAAACCGCACGTTATGCTCACGAACATGGATTCCCGGTTATCACTACTACGCTTGCTTCCAGCCGTTGGAAAAGTTTAGAGCAGATAGAGGAAGCGGGCCGATATGCTACGGCCCCTTATCCGGATGTCACTTATTGGGAACAGAACTGGCGTAAAGGTGGATTGAGCGAGCGTCGCATTGCTATCATTAAGGAATATAATTTTTATAATCAGCAATATTGTGGCTGTGAGTTCAGTATGCGGAAAGAAGAAAAGGAAGAATGA
- the cas9 gene encoding type II CRISPR RNA-guided endonuclease Cas9 (Cas9, originally named Csn1, is the large, multifunctional signature protein of type II CRISPR/Cas systems. It is well known even to general audiences because its RNA-guided endonuclease activity has made it a popular tool for custom editing of eukaryotic genomes.) — MKNIVGLDLGTNSIGWAVVNGSVNDDGSEQLVKIQASGSRIIPMDAAMIGDFNKGNSISQTAERTRLRGVRRLSERYLLRRERLHRILDILGFLPFHFAQDLDRHGKIVKGKEPKLAWRKNEAGQFEFIFQDSFKEMLEDFKLNYPNLITDDKKVPYDWTIYYLRKKGLTSKISKEELAWILLNFNQKRGYYQLRGEEEEENKDKLVEFYALKVVAVEDSGEKKGKDIWYNVHLENGWVYRRTSNMSLDWVGKTKEFIVTTDLEKDGTPKKDKEGNVKRSFRAPKEDDWSLVKKKTEADIDQTHKTVGAYIYDTLLGNPSQKIRGRLVRTIERKYYKEELKLILEKQKEFHLELQDRALYAACIEELYPINEAHRNNVGNRDFTYLFLEDILFYQRPLKSKKSLIDNCPYEENQGLDKETGEIKSFPVKCIAKSHPLFQEFRLWQFIINLRIYRKDLAQDVDVTNELLKTEEDYVALFDWLNGKKEIDQKAFLKYPVFGLKKEIENYRWNYVQDKPYPCNETRSLMLARLEKCDISIEFLTKENEEALWHILYSVEDKNEIVKALQKFADKHDLNASFVDVFQKFPPFKKEYGSYSAKAIKKLLPLMRMGKYWSENSIDKGTRERIDKIITGEYDEKIENRVREKAIHLADVSDFKGLPLWLVCYIVYGRHSEAKEIIQWKSPADIDSYLRSFKQHSLRNPIVEQIIIETLRVVRDIWKQVGNIDEIHVELGREMKNPADKRKKMTQQMSENENTNLRIKYLLTEFLNPEYEVENVRPYSPSQQDILRIYEEGVLNSVSDLPEEISDILKKFTETDLKKRPSRSEVLRYKLWLEQKYRSPYTGEVIPLGKLFTPAYEIEHVIPQSYYFDDSFSNKVICEAEVNKLKSNLLGHEFIVKHHGEIVELPFGKKVRIFTVDEYEQFVKDNYSRTRSKMKKLLMDDIPEEFVTRQLNDSRYISKVVKSLLSNIVREKGEEEAISKNVIPCTGGVTDRLKKDWGINEVWNKIILPRFQRLNELTGTNKFTTKNVGIQEIPTMPLELQKGFNKKRIDHRHHAMDAIIIACANRNIINYLNNKSATAKAELSRYDLQKMLCDKAKTDNNGNYKWVIRKPWASFTQDTYLALENIIVSFKQNLRVINKATNRFLHYNEEGKKIFVKQGKGDNWAIRKSMHKDTVFGEVNLRRIKTVALNEAMKNPQSIVVKDFKRKLLELWNLGFDAKRIKKYFEDNRETWSDINLSKIEVYYFSKDTKDRFFATRKPLDTSFDRKKIENNITDTGIQKILLRHLELKDNNPDIAFSPDGIDEMNRNIIQLNNGKYHQPIIKIRWYEQADKFAVGQTGNKSSKFVEAAKGTNLFFAVYESNILDKKTNTIIKKRNYATIPLNVAIERQKQGLPVAPEDENGNDPIFVLSPNDLVYLPTDDELANGIIAQPLDRGRIYKMVSSSGEQCFFIKHIVANVLVDKFEFSPLNKMERALTGEMIKMICIPIKVDRLGNVLESSSSYKK, encoded by the coding sequence ATGAAAAATATAGTGGGTCTTGATTTGGGTACCAATAGCATAGGTTGGGCAGTAGTAAATGGAAGTGTCAATGACGATGGAAGTGAACAATTGGTTAAGATACAAGCTTCAGGAAGTCGCATCATACCTATGGATGCAGCTATGATAGGAGATTTTAATAAAGGTAATTCCATATCTCAAACTGCTGAAAGAACCAGATTGCGTGGAGTTCGTCGTTTAAGCGAACGATATCTGCTTCGCAGAGAACGGTTGCATAGAATTCTTGATATTTTAGGATTTTTGCCTTTTCATTTTGCTCAAGATTTAGATAGGCATGGTAAGATAGTTAAGGGCAAGGAACCTAAATTGGCTTGGCGTAAGAATGAAGCTGGTCAGTTTGAATTTATATTCCAAGATTCATTTAAGGAAATGCTGGAGGATTTTAAGCTAAATTATCCGAATCTGATAACAGATGATAAAAAAGTACCTTATGATTGGACTATCTACTATCTCCGTAAAAAGGGATTGACTTCTAAAATTTCAAAAGAAGAATTGGCGTGGATATTATTGAATTTTAATCAAAAGCGTGGATATTATCAATTACGTGGTGAGGAAGAGGAGGAAAATAAGGATAAATTGGTTGAATTCTATGCTCTTAAAGTAGTTGCAGTAGAGGATTCCGGAGAAAAAAAGGGAAAGGATATTTGGTATAATGTGCATTTGGAAAATGGATGGGTGTATCGAAGAACAAGTAATATGTCTCTTGATTGGGTTGGAAAAACTAAAGAATTCATTGTAACTACGGATTTAGAGAAGGACGGAACGCCTAAAAAAGATAAGGAAGGGAATGTAAAACGCTCTTTTCGTGCTCCTAAGGAAGATGATTGGTCATTGGTCAAGAAGAAAACAGAAGCGGATATTGATCAAACTCATAAGACAGTAGGTGCCTATATTTATGATACGCTTTTAGGAAATCCTAGTCAGAAAATTCGTGGAAGACTGGTGAGAACCATTGAACGCAAATATTATAAGGAGGAGCTGAAACTGATTTTGGAGAAGCAGAAGGAGTTTCACCTGGAATTGCAAGACAGAGCATTGTATGCTGCTTGTATTGAAGAACTATATCCAATAAATGAAGCACATCGGAATAATGTTGGTAATCGGGATTTTACTTATTTGTTTTTAGAGGATATACTCTTTTATCAGCGTCCTCTTAAAAGCAAAAAATCATTAATAGACAATTGTCCTTATGAGGAGAATCAGGGTCTTGATAAGGAAACGGGAGAGATAAAATCTTTTCCTGTAAAATGTATTGCTAAATCACATCCGTTGTTTCAAGAATTCCGCTTGTGGCAATTTATAATAAATCTGCGTATTTATAGGAAAGACCTGGCACAAGATGTGGATGTTACAAATGAGTTATTGAAGACAGAAGAAGATTATGTTGCTTTATTTGACTGGTTGAATGGTAAAAAAGAAATTGATCAAAAGGCTTTTTTGAAATATCCGGTTTTTGGACTGAAAAAAGAGATAGAGAATTATCGTTGGAATTATGTGCAAGACAAACCTTATCCATGTAATGAAACCCGTTCATTGATGTTGGCGAGGCTGGAGAAATGTGATATTTCTATTGAATTCCTGACAAAAGAGAATGAGGAAGCTTTATGGCATATATTATATTCGGTTGAAGACAAGAATGAAATAGTAAAAGCTTTGCAGAAATTTGCGGATAAACACGACCTGAATGCTTCTTTTGTTGATGTGTTTCAGAAATTCCCACCTTTTAAGAAAGAATATGGTTCCTATTCGGCAAAAGCAATTAAAAAATTATTGCCTTTAATGCGTATGGGAAAATATTGGAGTGAGAATTCAATAGATAAAGGAACGCGTGAACGGATTGATAAGATAATAACAGGAGAATATGATGAGAAAATAGAAAATAGAGTGAGGGAGAAAGCAATTCATCTTGCTGATGTTTCTGATTTCAAAGGTTTGCCTCTTTGGTTAGTGTGTTACATTGTTTATGGTCGTCACTCTGAAGCAAAAGAAATAATCCAGTGGAAATCTCCTGCTGATATTGATTCGTATTTAAGATCTTTTAAGCAACATTCATTGCGTAATCCAATTGTTGAGCAGATTATTATTGAAACACTACGTGTTGTTCGTGATATTTGGAAACAAGTGGGAAATATTGATGAGATACATGTGGAGTTGGGGCGTGAGATGAAGAATCCGGCTGACAAGCGGAAGAAAATGACACAGCAAATGTCTGAAAATGAGAATACCAACTTGCGTATCAAATATTTGCTCACGGAATTTTTGAATCCTGAATATGAGGTTGAAAATGTTCGTCCTTATTCGCCAAGTCAGCAGGATATTTTGCGTATTTATGAAGAGGGTGTTTTAAATAGTGTTTCCGATTTACCGGAGGAAATATCGGATATATTGAAAAAGTTTACAGAAACAGACTTGAAGAAGCGTCCTTCAAGGTCAGAAGTTTTGCGTTACAAGCTTTGGCTGGAACAGAAGTATCGTTCTCCTTATACCGGTGAAGTGATTCCATTAGGTAAGTTGTTTACGCCTGCATACGAAATAGAGCATGTTATTCCCCAATCATATTATTTTGATGATTCTTTTAGTAACAAGGTGATTTGTGAAGCGGAAGTCAATAAGCTTAAAAGCAATTTATTGGGACATGAGTTTATAGTGAAGCATCATGGGGAGATAGTGGAACTTCCTTTTGGAAAAAAAGTAAGGATCTTCACTGTGGATGAATATGAGCAATTTGTGAAAGATAACTATTCGCGTACTCGTAGTAAAATGAAAAAACTTTTGATGGATGATATTCCGGAGGAGTTTGTTACTCGTCAGCTGAATGATAGTAGGTACATCAGCAAAGTTGTAAAGTCCCTTCTTTCCAACATCGTTAGAGAAAAAGGAGAGGAAGAAGCAATTTCAAAGAATGTAATTCCTTGTACCGGAGGAGTTACGGATCGTTTGAAGAAAGATTGGGGAATAAATGAGGTTTGGAATAAAATTATACTTCCTCGTTTTCAACGACTCAATGAGTTGACCGGCACAAATAAATTTACAACTAAAAATGTTGGGATTCAAGAAATTCCGACAATGCCTTTGGAATTGCAAAAAGGTTTTAATAAGAAAAGAATAGATCATCGTCATCATGCAATGGATGCCATAATAATAGCGTGTGCAAATAGGAATATTATTAATTATTTAAATAATAAGTCGGCAACAGCTAAGGCTGAATTATCCCGATATGATTTGCAGAAAATGCTGTGTGATAAAGCTAAGACTGATAATAACGGTAACTATAAATGGGTGATCAGAAAACCGTGGGCATCGTTTACACAGGATACATATTTGGCTTTGGAAAATATAATAGTCAGTTTTAAGCAAAATTTGCGTGTTATAAATAAAGCTACCAATCGCTTCTTGCATTATAATGAAGAAGGCAAAAAGATCTTTGTGAAACAGGGAAAAGGGGACAATTGGGCTATACGTAAATCCATGCATAAAGATACGGTATTTGGAGAAGTTAATTTGCGTAGGATAAAGACTGTAGCTTTAAATGAAGCGATGAAAAATCCTCAAAGCATCGTTGTGAAAGACTTCAAGAGAAAATTATTGGAACTTTGGAATTTAGGATTTGACGCGAAGAGAATAAAGAAGTACTTTGAAGATAATAGAGAAACTTGGAGTGATATAAATCTGTCTAAAATAGAGGTTTACTATTTTAGTAAAGATACTAAAGATCGATTCTTTGCTACTAGAAAACCGCTGGATACTAGTTTTGATAGAAAGAAAATAGAAAATAATATTACTGATACGGGTATCCAAAAAATATTGTTACGTCATTTGGAACTGAAAGATAATAATCCGGATATTGCTTTTTCGCCGGATGGCATTGATGAAATGAATCGTAATATTATTCAGCTGAATAATGGAAAGTATCATCAGCCTATCATTAAAATTCGTTGGTATGAACAGGCTGATAAGTTTGCAGTAGGTCAAACAGGTAATAAATCTTCTAAATTTGTAGAGGCTGCGAAAGGAACAAATTTATTTTTTGCTGTATACGAGTCGAATATTCTAGATAAAAAGACGAATACTATAATAAAGAAAAGAAATTATGCTACCATTCCATTGAATGTTGCAATTGAACGGCAAAAACAAGGTTTACCTGTTGCACCGGAAGATGAGAATGGTAATGACCCTATTTTTGTATTGTCACCTAATGATTTGGTTTATCTTCCTACTGATGATGAATTAGCTAATGGTATTATTGCCCAGCCTTTGGATAGGGGAAGGATTTATAAGATGGTAAGTTCCTCAGGTGAACAATGCTTTTTCATAAAACATATTGTTGCGAATGTACTAGTTGACAAATTTGAATTTTCTCCTTTAAATAAGATGGAGCGGGCTTTAACTGGTGAAATGATAAAAATGATATGTATACCTATAAAAGTTGATCGTTTAGGAAATGTCTTAGAATCAAGTAGTTCATATAAAAAATAA
- a CDS encoding virulence RhuM family protein: protein MEENKGQILLYQTVDGESRIEVTLCNNTVWLTLDQMAELFQRNKSTISRHIKNVFESGELQESSVVAFFATTASDGKIYQVAYYNLDMIISIGYRVKSYRGVQFRIWATQILKEYLIKGFVMNDELLKRAGGGNYFDELLSRIRDIRSSEKIFYRKILEIYALSIDYDPSTESTRLFFATVQNKMHFSVHGHTAAEVIYGRADAGKDFMGLTNWTGAVPKRNDIEYAKNYLTDDELDTLNRIVSLYLDFAELQAKSHTPMYMKDWIQKLDDFLRLSGKELLQHAGTISAELAKKKANLEYDEFKKRISNQLSPVEIDFIENFEKEQKKLRGK, encoded by the coding sequence ATGGAAGAAAACAAAGGACAAATTCTTTTATATCAAACGGTAGATGGTGAGTCAAGAATTGAAGTAACACTATGCAATAATACAGTTTGGCTGACATTAGATCAAATGGCAGAATTATTTCAACGGAACAAATCAACGATTTCACGCCATATAAAGAATGTTTTTGAGAGTGGGGAATTACAGGAAAGTTCAGTTGTTGCATTTTTTGCAACAACTGCTTCTGATGGTAAAATATATCAAGTGGCTTATTATAATTTGGATATGATTATAAGCATAGGCTATCGGGTTAAATCTTACCGTGGTGTGCAGTTTCGAATATGGGCAACACAAATACTAAAAGAGTATTTAATAAAGGGATTTGTAATGAATGATGAGCTGTTGAAGCGTGCAGGTGGTGGAAATTATTTTGATGAGTTATTATCACGCATACGTGATATTCGTTCCTCAGAAAAGATATTCTATCGTAAAATTCTTGAAATTTATGCTTTGAGCATAGATTATGACCCAAGTACTGAGTCTACTCGATTGTTTTTTGCCACGGTTCAAAATAAAATGCATTTTTCAGTACATGGACATACGGCTGCTGAGGTTATTTACGGTCGTGCAGATGCAGGGAAAGATTTTATGGGATTAACTAATTGGACAGGAGCAGTGCCAAAGCGGAATGATATAGAATATGCTAAAAATTATTTGACAGATGATGAGTTGGATACATTAAATCGTATTGTAAGTTTGTATCTTGACTTTGCAGAATTGCAGGCTAAAAGTCATACTCCTATGTATATGAAAGACTGGATTCAAAAATTGGATGATTTTCTTAGATTGTCAGGAAAAGAATTGTTACAACATGCTGGTACTATTTCGGCTGAATTAGCAAAGAAAAAAGCAAATCTTGAATATGATGAATTTAAGAAACGCATTAGTAATCAGTTATCTCCTGTAGAAATAGATTTCATTGAAAATTTCGAAAAAGAGCAGAAGAAATTGCGAGGTAAGTAA
- a CDS encoding KTSC domain-containing protein, whose translation MDREEYLELVKMNTGIEITSVESSNIEGIGYNVKKHHLWVSFKNNKVYRYDKVLKSNSKDY comes from the coding sequence ATGGACAGAGAAGAATATCTTGAATTAGTTAAAATGAATACTGGAATAGAAATAACATCAGTAGAATCTTCTAATATAGAAGGTATTGGTTACAACGTAAAGAAACATCATCTATGGGTATCTTTTAAAAATAACAAAGTATACCGATATGATAAAGTTCTAAAGAGCAACTCAAAAGATTATTAA
- a CDS encoding MarR family transcriptional regulator, with protein MRELFKALSELETRLMEQYGVSLNEAMALCCIGGDTLTASVISENTGLSASHTSKVIRSIEEKELIVRNLGDKDKRQMHFTLSDKGHECLEALKANEIEIPELLKPLFK; from the coding sequence ATGAGAGAGCTGTTCAAGGCTCTCTCTGAACTTGAAACCCGCTTAATGGAACAATATGGAGTGTCATTGAATGAGGCAATGGCACTTTGTTGCATTGGTGGAGATACGCTGACGGCTAGTGTGATATCGGAAAACACAGGTCTGTCTGCTTCGCATACCTCTAAGGTCATCCGTTCCATTGAAGAGAAAGAATTAATCGTCCGTAATTTGGGGGATAAGGATAAACGGCAGATGCATTTTACTTTATCCGATAAAGGGCATGAATGTTTGGAAGCGCTGAAAGCAAATGAAATAGAAATACCGGAACTATTAAAGCCATTGTTTAAATAA
- a CDS encoding ClC family H(+)/Cl(-) exchange transporter, translated as MKLEKWKNKWKKWSNLRKWQIWKLKLIDARLYFVSIFVGLLTGLVAVPYHYLLWYFFDVRKTFFTAHYPWYWHVLLFFILWGILIFVASLVKRMPLIAGGGIPQTRAANNGRIRYEHPFKELVAKFCGGVLALSAGLSLGREGPSVQIGSYIGTLISRWGHILKGERKQLLAAGAGAGLSAAFAAPLSSSLLVIESIERFDAPKTAITTLLAGVVAGGVASWMFPTTPYHLISAVVPGLSFIRQAELYIIFAALMAVIAKFYSLIVPFFQERIPAMKLSIPVKMLYLLTIAYAISLTETNLTGGGEQFLMMQGMNGTHDIRWLTIMMLIHFVFTLFSLSSGLPGGSFIPTLVTGGLLGQIFGLVLVQRGWIGYENVSYMMLIGMVAFLVAVVRTPLTAIVLITEITGHFEVFYPSIVVGGLTYYFTELLQIKPYNVLLYDRMFRSHNPESSEEAGARYHLFVEIMDGSYFDGKEVDTLALPNHCIIRSIHRNRKNLLPQGQTLVPGDQVEIEMDAQDIEKLYEPLVSMANIY; from the coding sequence ATGAAACTGGAGAAATGGAAAAACAAATGGAAGAAGTGGAGCAATCTGCGCAAATGGCAAATATGGAAACTGAAGCTGATTGATGCCCGTCTGTATTTCGTGAGCATATTCGTGGGGCTGCTTACGGGACTGGTTGCTGTGCCTTATCACTATCTTCTTTGGTATTTCTTTGATGTGCGGAAAACTTTTTTTACGGCACATTATCCGTGGTATTGGCATGTATTGTTGTTTTTTATCTTATGGGGGATTCTGATCTTTGTCGCTTCTTTGGTAAAACGTATGCCATTGATAGCCGGAGGTGGGATTCCTCAGACACGTGCGGCCAATAACGGTCGTATCCGTTATGAGCATCCTTTTAAAGAACTGGTAGCTAAATTCTGCGGAGGGGTGTTGGCTCTCAGTGCGGGGCTGTCTTTGGGACGCGAGGGGCCGTCTGTTCAGATAGGGTCTTATATAGGAACACTTATCTCTCGTTGGGGACATATTCTGAAAGGGGAACGGAAACAATTGCTGGCTGCCGGAGCTGGTGCGGGCTTGTCTGCCGCTTTTGCTGCTCCGTTGTCTTCTTCTTTGTTGGTGATAGAATCCATCGAGCGTTTTGATGCACCTAAAACCGCTATTACTACCTTGTTGGCCGGCGTGGTAGCCGGAGGAGTGGCTAGTTGGATGTTCCCCACGACTCCTTATCATCTGATTAGTGCGGTCGTTCCTGGTTTATCTTTTATCCGTCAGGCGGAGCTTTATATTATCTTTGCCGCCCTTATGGCTGTCATTGCAAAGTTTTATTCGCTCATCGTTCCTTTCTTTCAAGAAAGGATACCTGCCATGAAACTCTCCATTCCTGTCAAGATGTTGTATTTATTAACCATAGCTTATGCCATATCGTTAACAGAGACGAATCTGACAGGTGGCGGAGAGCAGTTTTTGATGATGCAGGGAATGAATGGAACTCATGATATCCGGTGGCTTACTATCATGATGCTTATTCATTTTGTTTTTACGCTGTTTTCTCTTTCTTCAGGTTTGCCGGGAGGAAGTTTCATTCCTACCTTGGTTACGGGAGGATTATTGGGACAAATCTTCGGGTTGGTATTGGTACAGCGCGGATGGATAGGGTATGAGAATGTGAGTTATATGATGCTGATCGGGATGGTGGCTTTTTTGGTGGCTGTGGTGCGTACTCCTTTGACTGCTATTGTCCTGATAACGGAGATTACCGGTCATTTCGAGGTGTTCTATCCTTCCATTGTGGTAGGTGGATTGACTTATTATTTCACCGAATTGTTACAGATAAAACCTTACAATGTATTGCTGTATGACAGGATGTTCCGTAGCCATAATCCGGAGTCTTCCGAAGAGGCTGGTGCTCGCTATCATCTTTTTGTCGAGATAATGGATGGGTCTTATTTTGACGGAAAGGAAGTGGATACATTGGCTTTACCTAATCATTGTATCATTCGTAGTATACATCGGAATCGTAAAAACTTACTTCCTCAGGGGCAAACCCTGGTTCCCGGTGATCAAGTGGAGATAGAAATGGATGCGCAGGATATAGAAAAATTATACGAACCGTTGGTCAGTATGGCAAATATCTATTAA
- the cas2 gene encoding CRISPR-associated endonuclease Cas2 encodes MDRFSEYRIMWVLVLFDLPTETKKDKKAYTDFRKNLQKDGFTMFQFSIYVRHCASSENATVHINRVKSFLPEYGQVGIMCITDKQFAAIELFYGKKLQGVTTPGQQLELF; translated from the coding sequence ATGGACCGTTTTAGTGAATATCGGATTATGTGGGTACTAGTATTATTTGATTTGCCAACGGAAACTAAGAAGGACAAGAAAGCTTATACTGATTTTAGAAAAAATCTACAAAAGGATGGCTTTACAATGTTTCAGTTTTCAATTTACGTCCGTCATTGTGCTAGTAGCGAGAATGCAACTGTTCATATAAATAGAGTTAAATCTTTTTTGCCTGAATATGGACAAGTGGGAATAATGTGTATCACTGATAAACAATTTGCTGCTATTGAACTTTTTTATGGAAAGAAACTACAAGGTGTAACTACTCCAGGACAGCAATTGGAATTATTTTAA